A genomic stretch from Pseudoliparis swirei isolate HS2019 ecotype Mariana Trench chromosome 18, NWPU_hadal_v1, whole genome shotgun sequence includes:
- the LOC130207780 gene encoding ras-related protein Rap-1A-like, with protein MREYKLVVLGSGGVGKSALTVQFVQGIFVEKYDPTIEDSYRKQVEVDGQQCMLEILDTAGTEQFTAMRDLYMKNGQGFALVYSITAQSTFNDLQDLREQILRVKDTEDVPMILVGNKCDLDDERVVGKEQGQNLARQWNHCAFLESSAKSKINVLDIFYDLVRQINRKTPVEKKKAKKKSNCVLL; from the exons ATGCGTGAATACAAGCTTGTGGTGTTAGGCTCTGGAGGTGTGGGCAAGTCTGCTCTG ACGGTTCAGTTTGTACAGGGAATCTTTGTGGAAAAATATGACCCGACAATAGAAGACTCGTACAGAAAG CAAGTGGAGGTAGATGGGCAGCAATGTATGCTGGAAATCCTCGACACAGCAGGCACA GAGCAGTTCACAGCGATGAGGGACTTGTACATGAAGAATGGCCAAGGCTTTGCCCTGGTATACTCCATCACAGCACAGTCCACCTTCAACGATCTCCAGGACCTGAGGGAACAGATTCTACGAGTAAAGGACACAGAGGAT GTGCCGATGATCCTGGTGGGGAACAAGTGCGACTTGGACGACGAGCGTGTGGTGGGGAAGGAGCAGGGCCAGAACCTGGCCAGACAGTGGAACCACTGTGCCTTTTTAGAGTCCTCTGCCAAGTCAAAGATCAACGTCCTCGAT ATCTTCTACGACCTGGTCAGACAGATAAATAGGAAAACGCCAGTGGAAAAGAAGAAGGCGAAAAAGAAATCCAACTGTGTCCTGCTTTAA